Proteins encoded together in one Marinobacter salsuginis window:
- a CDS encoding MinD/ParA family protein, whose amino-acid sequence MSRAHPVQVIAVSGGKGGVGKSNVSVNLGIALAQKGRRVVLLDADLGLANIDVLLGITANRNLQDVLAGDCDLKDVLVNGPGGIKIVPASSGTQRMTQLSPMEHAGLINAFSELGDQIDVLIVDTAAGISESVVSFLRASQELLLVVCDEPTSITDAYALIKLMNRDYGTNRFRILANQVRNEQEGRHLFEKLTRVTERFLDVALQYVGIVPYDEAVKKAVQRQRAVLDAYPRAKASLAIKSLADKVDSWPLPSSPRGHLEFFVERLVEV is encoded by the coding sequence ATGAGCAGAGCACATCCGGTACAGGTGATTGCAGTTTCCGGCGGTAAAGGTGGAGTCGGCAAGAGTAACGTGTCGGTCAACCTCGGAATTGCCCTGGCGCAGAAAGGCCGGAGAGTGGTGCTGCTCGACGCCGATCTTGGGCTCGCCAACATCGACGTATTGCTGGGCATCACCGCCAACCGTAACCTTCAGGATGTTCTGGCAGGCGACTGTGACCTCAAGGACGTTCTGGTAAATGGTCCCGGCGGCATAAAGATCGTTCCTGCCTCCTCAGGTACCCAGCGGATGACCCAGCTCAGTCCCATGGAGCATGCCGGGCTCATTAATGCGTTCAGCGAGCTGGGGGATCAGATCGATGTACTGATCGTCGACACCGCCGCCGGTATCTCCGAATCGGTGGTCAGCTTTCTCAGGGCGTCCCAGGAATTACTGTTGGTGGTGTGTGACGAACCCACGTCCATCACCGATGCCTACGCCCTGATCAAGCTGATGAACCGGGATTATGGAACCAATCGTTTCCGCATTCTTGCCAACCAGGTGCGGAATGAGCAGGAAGGCCGGCATCTGTTCGAAAAACTGACTCGGGTCACCGAGCGCTTCCTCGATGTGGCACTACAATATGTCGGTATAGTCCCCTACGATGAGGCAGTGAAGAAAGCAGTCCAGAGACAGAGGGCAGTGCTGGATGCCTATCCCAGAGCGAAAGCCTCCCTGGCCATCAAGTCTCTGGCCGACAAGGTAGACAGCTGGCCGTTGCCGTCCTCACCCCGTGGACATCTGGAATTCTTTGTGGAGCGGCTCGTCGAAGTCTGA
- the flhF gene encoding flagellar biosynthesis protein FlhF, producing MKVKRFFAQTMAEALKQVSEQMGPDAVILSNRRVDGGVEIVTALDYDENMARQRLGNQAEEATNGSRLAEMQADQHRRLEDELSRSRDRIREVREKRASQGAGYSGPSFAAVQETVGGDFGDSVAEPQAPKDVYSDELAQMRAEISSLRDMMQGGRPQPDSVVSTNTAVQQRLAERLQEFGLGSELAGSISRRHKAGRLEDGWKQSLKMLCTGVRTSRMEWLDEGGAYALVGPTGSGKTTTIGKLAARYVLKHGSDSLALVTTDRYRVAAHEQLFVFGRILNVPVRVVDETHSLDDILDELSDRHLVLIDTAGLTSSDKGYQEQLAELARSHHNVKTHLVVSATSQPRIMKSVWHCYKMANLAGCVMTKIDEALTLGESLGFVMETGLPVAYYTDGQKIPEDLHHAEAVPLVRLAVDRLKTLQQQQAVAEGLKEHA from the coding sequence ATGAAAGTAAAACGGTTTTTTGCTCAGACCATGGCAGAGGCGCTGAAACAGGTCAGTGAACAGATGGGGCCGGATGCCGTTATTCTTTCCAACCGTCGGGTCGACGGTGGTGTCGAAATCGTGACGGCGCTGGACTATGACGAAAACATGGCGCGCCAGCGCCTGGGCAACCAGGCCGAAGAAGCCACCAACGGATCCCGCCTGGCAGAAATGCAGGCTGACCAGCATCGTCGTCTCGAGGATGAATTGAGCCGATCCCGTGACCGCATCCGTGAAGTCAGGGAAAAGCGTGCCTCCCAGGGAGCCGGCTACTCAGGTCCGTCGTTTGCTGCTGTTCAGGAAACGGTCGGCGGCGATTTCGGTGATAGTGTGGCTGAGCCCCAGGCGCCGAAGGATGTCTATTCTGATGAACTCGCACAGATGCGTGCCGAGATCAGCTCCCTCAGGGATATGATGCAGGGTGGTCGCCCGCAGCCGGACTCTGTGGTTTCGACAAACACGGCTGTTCAGCAAAGGCTGGCCGAGCGCCTGCAGGAATTCGGCCTGGGCAGCGAGCTGGCAGGGTCAATTTCCCGTCGCCATAAGGCAGGGCGACTGGAAGATGGTTGGAAGCAGTCCCTGAAAATGCTGTGCACCGGCGTCCGGACCTCTCGCATGGAGTGGCTTGATGAGGGGGGCGCCTATGCGCTGGTGGGTCCTACCGGTTCCGGCAAGACCACCACGATTGGAAAGCTGGCGGCGCGGTATGTGCTCAAGCATGGCTCCGACTCCCTGGCTCTGGTCACCACCGATCGATACCGGGTGGCGGCGCACGAGCAGTTGTTCGTGTTCGGTCGTATCCTGAATGTGCCGGTTCGGGTGGTGGATGAGACTCACAGCCTGGACGATATTCTGGACGAGCTGTCAGACCGTCACCTGGTTCTGATTGATACTGCCGGGCTGACAAGTTCGGATAAAGGTTATCAGGAACAGCTGGCCGAACTGGCTCGCAGCCATCACAATGTCAAAACGCATCTGGTCGTCTCGGCAACCAGTCAGCCGCGCATCATGAAATCCGTCTGGCATTGCTATAAGATGGCAAATCTTGCGGGCTGTGTGATGACCAAGATCGATGAGGCCCTCACATTGGGTGAGTCCCTCGGTTTTGTCATGGAAACCGGTCTGCCGGTAGCCTACTACACAGACGGGCAGAAGATTCCTGAAGATCTGCACCACGCAGAAGCTGTTCCGCTGGTGCGGCTGGCCGTGGATCGGCTTAAAACACTCCAGCAACAGCAGGCGGTCGCAGAGGGCCTGAAAGAGCACGCCTGA
- the flhA gene encoding flagellar biosynthesis protein FlhA: protein MDRALVLNNVKTLTRGNLGIPIMLMGLLGMMILPMPAFLLDVFFTFNITLSIVILLVCVYALRPMEFASFPTVLLVATLLRLALNVASTRIVLLNGHEGGDAAGKVIESFGAVLIGGNYAVGLVVFAILMIINFLVVTKGAGRVSEVSARFTLDAMPGKQMAIDADLNAGLINQDEAKHRRAEIAQEADFYGSMDGASKFVKGDAIAGLLILAINIVGGIAIGMLQHGLDFGLAMERYALLTIGDGLVAQIPSLLLSTSAAIMVTRVTSSQDMGGQILQQMFSAPKALSIAAGILIILGLIPGMPHVAFLGLGALAGGAAWYIWKHQRQTVEEEGAFPARGAGGAAPRPAGRDLPPGGDAGGDQGRQLPAPGETKELGWDDVSTVDIVGLEVGYRLIPLVDKSQGGQLLSRIKGVRKKLSQDLGFLMPSVHIRDNLDLMPNVYRITLMGVTIAEAEIHPDRELAIDPGQVFGKVEGIEGKDPAFGLDACWIEPDKKDQAQTLGYTVVDASTVVATHLNQVLQKHAHELLGHEEVQKWLDQLEKISPKLAEELVPTTVSISLLLKVLQNLLKEEVPIRDMRSIAEAIVNVHPKSQDPKLLTTVARQSLRRMIVQSICGNESEIPVITLDPDLEQLLLKSVQQSQQSGGQEDIGLVLEPNMVEKLQRSLQESVQRQEMLGKPAILLVSGPLRPVLAKFASYGVERLHVLSYQEIPDNKQITIVASVGQ from the coding sequence ATGGACAGAGCTTTAGTCCTCAATAACGTCAAAACCCTGACGCGGGGAAATCTGGGCATTCCCATCATGCTGATGGGCTTGCTCGGTATGATGATTCTGCCCATGCCGGCGTTTTTGCTGGACGTGTTCTTCACGTTCAACATCACCCTGTCGATTGTCATTCTGCTGGTCTGTGTCTACGCCCTGCGGCCCATGGAGTTTGCCTCTTTCCCCACGGTACTGCTGGTGGCCACGCTGCTGCGTCTGGCCCTGAACGTGGCGTCTACCCGGATCGTTCTGTTGAACGGCCACGAGGGCGGCGACGCGGCCGGTAAGGTGATCGAGTCCTTCGGTGCGGTACTCATCGGAGGCAACTACGCCGTGGGTCTGGTGGTCTTCGCGATTCTTATGATCATCAACTTCCTGGTGGTCACAAAGGGCGCCGGCCGGGTCTCCGAAGTAAGTGCCCGTTTCACCCTGGATGCCATGCCCGGCAAACAGATGGCCATTGATGCGGATCTCAACGCCGGCCTGATCAATCAGGACGAAGCCAAGCATCGCCGGGCCGAGATTGCCCAGGAGGCGGATTTCTATGGTTCCATGGACGGTGCGTCCAAGTTCGTTAAAGGCGATGCCATTGCCGGCTTGCTCATTCTTGCCATTAACATCGTCGGCGGGATCGCCATCGGTATGCTCCAGCATGGCCTGGATTTCGGGCTGGCCATGGAGCGCTATGCGCTATTGACCATTGGTGACGGCCTGGTGGCACAGATTCCCTCGCTGCTGCTGTCCACGTCTGCGGCGATCATGGTAACGCGGGTCACTTCCAGCCAGGACATGGGCGGCCAGATCCTGCAGCAGATGTTCAGTGCGCCGAAGGCACTGTCCATTGCCGCTGGAATCCTGATTATCCTCGGCCTGATTCCCGGCATGCCTCACGTGGCCTTCCTGGGTCTGGGTGCGCTGGCTGGCGGCGCTGCCTGGTATATCTGGAAACACCAGAGGCAGACTGTCGAGGAGGAGGGCGCCTTCCCGGCCAGGGGCGCTGGCGGCGCGGCACCGCGACCGGCGGGTCGTGATCTGCCGCCGGGCGGAGACGCGGGTGGCGATCAGGGTCGTCAGCTGCCGGCACCCGGAGAGACCAAAGAGCTGGGCTGGGACGATGTGTCCACCGTCGATATCGTCGGTCTGGAAGTGGGGTACCGGCTGATTCCGCTGGTCGATAAATCCCAGGGCGGTCAGTTGCTCAGTCGCATCAAGGGCGTTCGCAAAAAACTGTCCCAGGATCTGGGTTTCCTGATGCCTTCGGTTCATATTCGCGACAATCTGGACCTGATGCCCAACGTCTATCGCATCACCCTGATGGGCGTAACCATCGCCGAGGCAGAGATTCACCCGGACCGGGAGCTGGCCATCGACCCCGGCCAGGTATTTGGAAAGGTCGAAGGGATTGAAGGAAAGGATCCGGCGTTCGGTCTGGATGCCTGCTGGATCGAGCCCGATAAGAAAGACCAGGCACAGACCCTTGGCTATACCGTAGTCGATGCCAGTACCGTGGTTGCCACCCATCTGAACCAGGTGTTGCAGAAACACGCCCACGAACTGCTGGGCCACGAAGAGGTCCAGAAGTGGCTGGATCAGCTTGAGAAGATTTCTCCGAAGCTGGCCGAAGAGCTGGTGCCCACCACCGTTTCCATCAGTCTGCTCCTGAAGGTCTTGCAGAACCTGCTGAAGGAGGAAGTGCCGATCCGGGATATGCGGTCCATTGCCGAGGCCATCGTGAATGTTCATCCGAAGAGTCAGGATCCCAAGCTGCTGACCACCGTAGCCCGGCAGTCCCTGCGCCGGATGATTGTCCAGAGCATCTGCGGCAACGAATCGGAGATACCGGTGATCACCCTGGATCCGGACTTGGAACAGTTATTGCTGAAGTCTGTTCAGCAGAGTCAACAATCCGGCGGTCAGGAAGACATTGGCCTGGTTCTGGAGCCGAATATGGTGGAGAAGCTCCAGCGATCGCTTCAGGAGAGCGTCCAGCGCCAGGAGATGCTTGGCAAACCGGCCATTCTGCTGGTGTCCGGGCCACTGCGGCCGGTCCTGGCGAAGTTTGCCAGCTATGGGGTAGAGCGACTGCACGTGCTCTCGTACCAGGAAATTCCGGATAACAAACAGATTACGATCGTGGCGTCCGTTGGCCAGTAA
- the upp gene encoding uracil phosphoribosyltransferase — protein sequence MPIHEVKHPLIRHKLGIMRRADISTKNFRELAQEVGALLTYEATKDFNLQEKTIEGWAGPVNVEQIHGKKVTIVPILRAGLGMLDGVLSLIPVARVSVVGQIRNEETLEASTYLEKLVGELDQRMAMIVDPMLATGGSMISTIDLLKKAGSTEIRALVLVAAPEGVKKVLEAHPDVSIYTASVDERLNEKGYILPGLGDAGDKIFGTKQKDV from the coding sequence ATGCCAATCCACGAGGTAAAACACCCTCTGATCCGCCACAAGCTCGGCATCATGCGCCGTGCGGATATCAGCACCAAGAATTTCCGGGAGCTGGCACAGGAAGTTGGTGCACTTCTGACCTACGAGGCCACCAAGGACTTCAACCTGCAGGAAAAAACCATCGAAGGCTGGGCCGGCCCAGTGAATGTGGAACAGATTCACGGCAAGAAAGTCACCATCGTTCCGATCCTCCGGGCCGGGCTTGGCATGCTCGACGGTGTTCTGAGCCTCATTCCTGTTGCCCGGGTCAGTGTTGTCGGCCAGATCCGCAACGAGGAAACACTCGAGGCCAGCACCTACCTGGAAAAACTGGTGGGTGAGCTGGATCAGCGAATGGCCATGATCGTCGATCCCATGCTCGCTACCGGCGGCTCCATGATTTCCACCATCGACCTGCTCAAGAAAGCCGGCAGCACCGAGATCAGGGCCCTGGTTCTGGTAGCCGCGCCCGAGGGCGTCAAGAAAGTCCTCGAGGCCCATCCGGACGTGTCGATCTACACAGCCTCCGTTGATGAACGCCTGAACGAGAAAGGTTATATCCTTCCGGGTCTCGGCGATGCCGGCGACAAGATCTTCGGCACCAAGCAGAAGGACGTTTAA
- a CDS encoding uracil-xanthine permease family protein, whose protein sequence is MQDHTNDPVWKQAIAGSQMLLVAFGALVLMPLITGLDPNVALFTAGLGTLIFHVVTGGQIPIFLASSFAFIAPVIASKGRFGMEETLGGLMAAGILYIFLSGLVRMRGTGFVRRLLPPVVIGPVIMTIGLGLAPVAVHMASGRTGDGANQLIPYDTAIWIAMISLAVTIIMSVWAKGIFRLIPIMFGVITGYILSAFAGIVDTTPIKEAAWFAVPNFVAPEFSWGAVLFMIPVAIAPAIEHIGDVLAIGNVTRKNYLEKPGLHRTLLGDGLATSAASMLGGPPNTTYSEVTGAVMLTKNFNPKVMWWAAGVAIVLAFVGKFGAALQTIPVPVMGGILCLLFGSIAVVGLNTLIRHQVDLSQSRNLVIVGVTLVFGIGGMVLGHLEGIALCAVAAIILNLILPGSREAWGKAVYEQKAD, encoded by the coding sequence ATGCAGGATCATACCAACGACCCGGTCTGGAAACAGGCCATTGCCGGCTCACAAATGCTGCTGGTGGCCTTCGGTGCCCTGGTGCTGATGCCATTGATCACCGGCCTGGATCCCAACGTGGCCCTCTTCACCGCCGGCCTGGGCACCCTGATCTTTCACGTGGTGACCGGCGGGCAGATCCCGATCTTCCTGGCGTCCTCCTTCGCCTTTATTGCCCCCGTAATCGCTTCCAAGGGCCGGTTTGGCATGGAAGAAACCCTGGGCGGCCTGATGGCCGCAGGTATTCTCTACATCTTCCTGAGTGGCCTGGTTCGGATGCGGGGCACCGGCTTTGTCCGCCGCCTGCTGCCGCCAGTGGTCATCGGCCCCGTGATCATGACCATCGGTCTCGGCCTGGCACCGGTTGCAGTTCACATGGCCTCCGGCCGTACGGGTGACGGCGCCAACCAGCTGATCCCCTACGACACCGCCATCTGGATCGCGATGATCTCTCTGGCCGTAACCATCATCATGTCGGTCTGGGCCAAGGGCATCTTCCGCCTGATTCCCATCATGTTTGGCGTGATCACCGGCTACATCCTCTCCGCGTTTGCAGGCATCGTGGATACCACGCCCATCAAAGAAGCCGCCTGGTTTGCCGTTCCCAACTTCGTTGCGCCCGAGTTCAGCTGGGGCGCCGTGCTGTTCATGATTCCGGTAGCCATCGCCCCGGCCATCGAACACATTGGCGACGTGCTGGCCATCGGCAACGTGACCCGCAAGAACTATCTGGAAAAGCCGGGCCTCCACCGCACCCTCCTGGGTGACGGCCTGGCCACCAGTGCTGCTTCCATGCTCGGTGGACCACCCAACACCACCTACTCTGAAGTCACCGGCGCGGTCATGCTGACCAAGAACTTCAACCCGAAAGTCATGTGGTGGGCGGCCGGCGTAGCCATCGTTCTGGCCTTTGTTGGCAAGTTCGGCGCGGCACTGCAGACCATCCCGGTCCCCGTTATGGGCGGCATTCTGTGCCTGCTGTTCGGCTCCATTGCCGTGGTTGGCCTTAACACGCTGATCCGTCACCAGGTGGACCTGTCACAGTCTCGCAATCTGGTGATCGTCGGGGTCACCCTGGTATTCGGTATCGGCGGGATGGTGCTGGGTCATCTGGAAGGCATCGCGCTGTGCGCGGTGGCCGCCATTATCCTGAACCTGATCCTCCCCGGCAGCCGCGAGGCATGGGGCAAAGCCGTCTATGAGCAGAAAGCCGACTGA
- a CDS encoding class I SAM-dependent methyltransferase, with product MSRKPTDSSGISFTALYTGAVWHRYGLSDDILATEKGRWLYRLMTPFEAASKAAIGGNIRTFLLQRHLIIEHLIDQAIKEKGITQVLEIACGMSPRGIRLRQKHPLLHMVEADLPDMAARKALRLMATGRLGDHHQVTPIDILADHGEYQLEKVIDRVFENNEPVIIVTEGLTSYFSLETITVFWRRLSSAMGKRPGSVYLSESYYQPSQPVLNTTLKALGGVLGAITRSEVSFHFRTDAQAREHFLSCGFASATVHDPRSWYGILPIPESRGEPMVRVIEAGC from the coding sequence ATGAGCAGAAAGCCGACTGACAGCTCCGGCATCAGCTTCACTGCCCTCTACACCGGTGCCGTCTGGCACCGGTACGGGCTTTCCGACGACATTCTGGCCACGGAAAAAGGTCGCTGGCTATACCGCCTGATGACACCCTTCGAGGCCGCCAGCAAGGCGGCCATCGGTGGCAACATCCGCACCTTCCTCCTGCAACGCCATCTGATCATCGAGCATCTGATCGACCAGGCCATCAAAGAAAAGGGCATCACTCAGGTCCTGGAAATCGCCTGCGGCATGTCTCCCCGGGGCATCCGGTTACGCCAGAAACATCCCCTGCTCCATATGGTCGAAGCCGACCTGCCCGACATGGCCGCCCGCAAGGCGCTCCGCCTGATGGCCACTGGCCGCCTCGGCGACCATCACCAGGTCACGCCCATCGATATCCTCGCGGATCACGGCGAGTACCAACTGGAAAAAGTAATCGACCGGGTATTCGAGAACAACGAGCCGGTAATCATCGTTACCGAAGGCCTGACCAGCTATTTTTCCCTGGAAACCATCACCGTGTTCTGGCGCAGACTCTCCTCCGCCATGGGCAAGCGCCCGGGTTCGGTTTACCTGTCCGAAAGCTACTACCAGCCAAGCCAGCCTGTACTGAACACCACCCTGAAAGCATTAGGAGGCGTCCTCGGGGCCATCACCCGCAGCGAGGTATCCTTCCACTTCCGGACTGACGCTCAGGCAAGGGAGCATTTCCTGTCCTGTGGGTTCGCCTCTGCCACCGTGCATGACCCGCGGTCCTGGTATGGAATCTTGCCGATTCCCGAAAGCCGCGGTGAGCCGATGGTTCGGGTTATTGAGGCTGGTTGCTGA
- the flhB gene encoding flagellar biosynthesis protein FlhB: protein MAEEDDNSQEKTEEATPRRLEKAREEGQTARSKELATMAVLLAGAGGMLVFGASLGASLEAIMRDSFVIERSAIFDMRHMSVQLIESSKEAAWALSPILVLLLIAAIFGSIGIGGLLISGKAVAPKLNRMDPIKGLGRMFSMRSLIELVKAIAKVGLVMALAILILDLRTEDLLSIAEEPVVPAMEHVLWTIAWSFFLLACATIIIAAIDVPFQIYDHQKKLRMTKQEVKDEYKDTEGKPEVKGKIRQLQREMAQRRMMQDVPTADVVITNPTHYAVALKYDQKEMAAPIVVAKGADEVAFKIMEIARENKVEILRTPPLTRAVYHNTDIGEEIPDGLYMAIAQVLAYVFQLRQFRKGRGPKPGMPDFPIPSDLRRDV, encoded by the coding sequence ATGGCCGAAGAAGACGATAACAGTCAGGAAAAAACGGAAGAGGCCACCCCCCGAAGGCTCGAAAAGGCCAGGGAGGAGGGCCAGACTGCCCGTTCCAAAGAGCTGGCCACCATGGCGGTGCTTCTGGCTGGCGCGGGAGGCATGCTCGTGTTCGGCGCCAGCCTCGGAGCGTCGCTGGAAGCCATCATGCGCGACAGCTTCGTGATCGAACGGTCCGCCATCTTTGACATGCGGCACATGAGCGTCCAGCTCATCGAATCTTCCAAGGAAGCCGCCTGGGCCCTCTCGCCGATTCTGGTACTACTTCTTATTGCCGCCATCTTCGGCTCAATCGGAATTGGCGGTCTGCTGATCAGCGGCAAGGCCGTGGCCCCGAAACTCAATCGTATGGACCCCATCAAGGGCCTGGGGCGCATGTTCTCAATGCGCTCGCTGATCGAGCTGGTCAAGGCCATTGCAAAAGTCGGCCTTGTCATGGCTTTGGCCATCCTTATCCTGGACCTGCGCACCGAAGACCTGTTGTCCATCGCCGAGGAACCTGTGGTGCCGGCCATGGAACACGTACTCTGGACCATCGCCTGGAGCTTTTTCCTCCTCGCTTGCGCCACCATCATCATCGCGGCCATCGACGTACCCTTCCAGATCTACGATCACCAGAAAAAACTGCGCATGACCAAGCAGGAGGTGAAAGACGAATACAAGGACACCGAGGGTAAACCCGAGGTCAAAGGCAAGATCCGACAGCTCCAACGCGAAATGGCCCAGCGCCGGATGATGCAGGATGTGCCGACCGCAGACGTGGTAATCACCAACCCGACCCACTATGCCGTCGCGTTGAAGTACGATCAGAAGGAGATGGCTGCGCCGATTGTAGTGGCCAAGGGGGCCGATGAGGTGGCGTTCAAGATCATGGAAATTGCCCGCGAGAACAAAGTCGAGATTCTGAGAACACCGCCGCTGACCCGAGCGGTTTACCACAACACGGATATCGGCGAGGAAATTCCCGATGGCCTCTACATGGCGATCGCCCAGGTGCTCGCCTATGTGTTCCAGCTTCGCCAGTTCCGCAAGGGGCGTGGGCCTAAACCTGGTATGCCTGACTTCCCCATTCCCTCTGATTTGCGGCGCGACGTTTAG
- the fliR gene encoding flagellar biosynthetic protein FliR, which translates to MIPAEISADVIGQWVGQHIWPLFRLASFLMVIPIFGTQLVPARIRLGLALLMTILIAPMIPPVPQVEALSADAVVITLQQILIGVGMGFALTALWQLFVIAGQMIAMQMGLGFASMVDPANGVNVPVLSQIYTITITLLFLAMNGHLVAFEVFIESFRTLPIGMEGLGQTGVWELAHRISWMFASAMLLALPAVTAVLIVNISFGVMTRAAPQMNIFALGFPIGLIFGLFAIWVLHANFLPHFDQYTRETFEFMRGLQGQP; encoded by the coding sequence ATGATACCGGCGGAAATCAGCGCGGACGTTATCGGCCAATGGGTCGGCCAGCACATCTGGCCATTGTTCCGCCTGGCCAGCTTCCTGATGGTGATCCCCATCTTCGGTACCCAGCTGGTACCCGCGCGGATCCGTCTGGGGCTGGCTCTGCTAATGACCATCCTGATTGCACCCATGATCCCGCCTGTACCTCAGGTGGAGGCCCTGAGCGCCGATGCGGTGGTGATCACCCTGCAGCAGATCCTCATTGGTGTCGGCATGGGCTTCGCACTCACGGCGCTCTGGCAACTCTTCGTCATCGCCGGCCAGATGATCGCCATGCAGATGGGCCTGGGCTTCGCTTCCATGGTAGATCCGGCCAACGGCGTTAACGTGCCCGTACTGTCCCAGATCTATACCATCACCATCACTCTGCTGTTCCTGGCCATGAACGGTCACCTGGTGGCCTTCGAAGTCTTCATAGAAAGCTTCCGGACCCTGCCCATCGGCATGGAGGGACTGGGCCAGACCGGCGTCTGGGAACTGGCCCATCGGATCAGCTGGATGTTCGCCTCCGCCATGCTCCTGGCGCTGCCGGCGGTTACCGCCGTTCTGATCGTCAACATCTCCTTCGGCGTCATGACCCGCGCTGCTCCCCAGATGAACATCTTTGCTCTCGGTTTTCCGATTGGCCTGATTTTTGGATTGTTTGCCATATGGGTGCTGCACGCCAATTTTCTGCCGCACTTTGATCAGTACACCCGGGAGACCTTTGAATTCATGCGGGGACTGCAAGGGCAGCCATAG
- the fliQ gene encoding flagellar biosynthesis protein FliQ, producing the protein MTPETVIDILREALWMIVLLASIIIGPGLVIGLVVSTFQAATQINEQTLSFLPRLLVTLIVIIVWGPWMLTQLLDHANRLFGNIPYLIG; encoded by the coding sequence ATGACTCCGGAAACCGTTATCGACATCCTGCGCGAAGCCCTCTGGATGATTGTTCTCCTTGCCTCGATAATCATCGGACCGGGTCTGGTGATTGGCCTTGTGGTCAGTACCTTTCAGGCGGCAACGCAGATCAACGAACAGACCCTGAGCTTCCTGCCCCGCCTGCTGGTTACGCTGATCGTTATCATCGTGTGGGGCCCCTGGATGCTGACGCAGCTGCTGGACCACGCCAACCGGCTGTTCGGTAACATTCCCTACCTGATCGGCTGA